In the bacterium genome, CCTTAGGATGGTCTTCGGCTCTTTCAGCTTCGACCTTGATCCAGATATCGTCAAAAGCTATTCTCTTTTTGCGCAACACATGAACCACATCATAGCCCGTGCATCCAGCAAGAGAAGCAAAGAGGGTTTCAAAGGGAAATATTGCACCGGGATTTTTGCCAGCATCCATTAGAACCCAGTGTCCGGATTTGGAGCGCGCCATAAAACCCGATTCTCCAGCCTTACGAGCGAACAAAGTAAGTTTGTCAGCCATAATTATGTATCCTTGGAGTTGTTCGAGGGTTGGGCGATTTTGACTTGAAGAAGTGGTTTGATATATTTTTCCAGTTGATCCTTTGAGTGGTAACCGATAAGTTTTTCTTTAATACAACCGTTGCGGTCAATAATAAAGGTAGTTGGGATCGATGCAACATTACCGTATGCTGTCACAATATGCTGATCACCGAAAACAA is a window encoding:
- a CDS encoding OsmC family protein; translation: MADKLTLFARKAGESGFMARSKSGHWVLMDAGKNPGAIFPFETLFASLAGCTGYDVVHVLRKKRIAFDDIWIKVEAERAEDHPKVATKINVHYTIIGDNVPPDAVERAIQLSQNKYCSVSAMISKAAPIETSFEIINRNEAKARNPLDFS